The Anaerotignum faecicola genome contains a region encoding:
- the rpmJ gene encoding 50S ribosomal protein L36 → MKVRPSVKPMCEKCRIIKRKGRVMVICENPKHKQKQG, encoded by the coding sequence CATCTGTAAAACCAATGTGTGAAAAATGCAGAATCATTAAAAGAAAAGGCCGTGTTATGGTTATCTGTGAAAACCCGAAACACAAACAGAAACAGGGCTGA
- the rpsM gene encoding 30S ribosomal protein S13, whose amino-acid sequence MARIAGVDLPREKRVEIGLTYVYGIGHASAIRILKEAGVNPDTRVRDLTDDEVSKIRDVIDKSQKVEGDLRREIALNIKRLVEIGCYRGIRHRKGLPVRGQKTKTNARTRKGPRKTVANKKK is encoded by the coding sequence ATGGCACGTATCGCTGGTGTAGATTTACCAAGGGAAAAACGCGTTGAAATTGGCCTTACTTACGTTTACGGCATTGGTCATGCAAGCGCTATCAGAATATTAAAAGAAGCAGGCGTTAATCCTGATACAAGGGTTAGGGATTTAACTGACGACGAAGTTTCAAAAATCCGTGACGTGATTGACAAATCACAGAAGGTTGAAGGCGATTTAAGAAGGGAAATAGCTTTAAATATTAAACGTCTTGTTGAAATCGGCTGCTACAGGGGCATCCGTCACAGAAAAGGCCTTCCTGTAAGAGGACAGAAAACAAAAACAAACGCTAGGACAAGAAAAGGCCCTAGGAAAACAGTTGCAAATAAGAAGAAATAA
- the rpsK gene encoding 30S ribosomal protein S11 has translation MAKKAVKKATTRRRRDKKHVERGQAHIQSTFNNTIVTITDTAGNALSWASAGQLGFRGSRKSTPYAAQMAADTAAQACSDYGLKSVEVFVKGPGSGREAAIRALQAAGLSVTMIKDVTPVPHNGCRPPKRRRV, from the coding sequence ATGGCAAAGAAAGCTGTTAAAAAAGCAACTACACGCAGACGTCGTGACAAAAAACATGTTGAACGCGGTCAGGCTCATATTCAGTCTACCTTTAATAATACAATCGTAACAATTACAGATACAGCAGGAAACGCACTTTCATGGGCAAGCGCCGGACAGTTAGGGTTCAGGGGTTCAAGAAAGTCAACTCCGTATGCGGCTCAGATGGCGGCAGACACAGCGGCTCAGGCTTGCTCGGATTACGGCCTTAAAAGCGTTGAAGTTTTCGTTAAAGGCCCGGGCAGCGGACGTGAAGCTGCTATCCGCGCCCTTCAGGCAGCGGGCCTCAGCGTTACAATGATTAAAGACGTTACTCCTGTTCCACACAACGGATGCAGGCCGCCAAAACGCAGAAGAGTCTAA
- the rpsD gene encoding 30S ribosomal protein S4, producing the protein MARDMVPVLKRCRSLDLDPIYLGIAKKSKKQPQNTRRKISEYGLQMREKQKAKFIYGVLEKQFRGYYAKAEKMAKKEGIPGENLLMLLELRLDNVMFRLGYGRTRKEARQIVRHKHVLVNGKPVDIPSYQLKVGDTVEIKEQYKNAQRYKDVLEVTDTRIVPEWLSANHDALSGSIVARPQRAQIDVPVEETLIVELYSK; encoded by the coding sequence ATGGCAAGAGATATGGTACCAGTTCTTAAAAGATGCAGGTCGCTTGACCTTGATCCGATATATTTAGGAATTGCAAAGAAATCTAAAAAACAACCGCAGAACACAAGAAGGAAAATAAGCGAATACGGCCTTCAGATGAGGGAAAAACAGAAAGCTAAATTTATCTACGGCGTTCTTGAAAAGCAGTTCAGGGGCTACTATGCAAAAGCTGAAAAAATGGCTAAAAAAGAAGGTATCCCGGGCGAAAACTTACTTATGTTATTAGAGCTTAGGCTTGATAACGTTATGTTCAGGCTTGGATACGGCCGTACAAGGAAGGAAGCAAGGCAGATTGTACGCCACAAACATGTGCTTGTTAACGGAAAGCCTGTTGATATCCCTTCATACCAGCTTAAAGTAGGCGATACTGTTGAAATTAAAGAACAGTACAAAAATGCACAGAGATATAAAGACGTGCTTGAAGTAACAGATACAAGGATTGTTCCGGAATGGCTTTCGGCAAATCATGACGCTTTAAGCGGCAGCATTGTTGCAAGGCCTCAGAGGGCTCAGATTGACGTTCCTGTTGAAGAAACATTAATTGTCGAGCTCTACTCAAAATAA
- a CDS encoding DNA-directed RNA polymerase subunit alpha, whose amino-acid sequence MFEFEKPRIEIAEMAQDGTYGRFVVEPLERGYGTTLGNSLRRILLSSLPGVAVSNVKIDGVLHEFSTVAGVKEDVTEIILNLKGLAIKNTSDSYEPKVAYIDVDGEGEVKGSDIKADSDIEIMNPDHHIATLSGGPNSKLYMEITITRGRGYVGSDKNKKDDQPIGMLPVDSIYTPVRRVNFLVENTRVGQITDYDKLTLEVWTNGTITPDDAVSYGAKILNEHLNLFVDLSENAKNAEIMVEKEEGKKEKVLEMSIEELDLSVRSYNCLKRAGINTVEDLASKTEEEMMKVRNLGRKSLEEVLNKMAELGLALRPGDE is encoded by the coding sequence GTGTTCGAGTTTGAGAAACCTCGTATCGAAATTGCTGAAATGGCACAAGACGGAACATATGGACGTTTTGTTGTTGAACCCCTTGAAAGAGGATATGGAACAACACTTGGCAATTCGCTTAGGCGGATACTTCTTTCTTCATTGCCGGGCGTTGCTGTTAGCAATGTCAAAATTGACGGAGTGCTCCATGAATTTAGCACTGTTGCGGGCGTTAAGGAAGACGTAACGGAAATTATACTTAACCTTAAAGGCCTTGCTATAAAGAACACAAGCGACAGCTATGAGCCGAAGGTTGCCTATATCGACGTTGACGGCGAGGGCGAAGTTAAAGGATCGGATATCAAGGCCGACAGCGATATTGAGATAATGAACCCAGACCACCATATCGCAACTTTAAGCGGAGGCCCTAACAGCAAGCTTTATATGGAGATTACCATTACAAGAGGGCGGGGCTATGTCGGCAGCGACAAAAATAAAAAAGACGATCAGCCGATCGGCATGCTCCCTGTAGACTCAATTTATACGCCTGTAAGGCGGGTTAATTTCCTTGTTGAAAACACAAGGGTCGGCCAGATTACAGACTATGACAAGCTTACGCTGGAAGTTTGGACAAACGGCACTATAACGCCGGACGACGCCGTCAGCTACGGCGCGAAAATTTTAAACGAGCACCTTAACCTTTTTGTAGACCTTTCGGAAAACGCTAAGAATGCCGAGATAATGGTTGAAAAAGAGGAAGGCAAGAAAGAAAAAGTTCTTGAAATGAGTATTGAAGAGCTTGATCTTTCCGTGCGTTCGTATAACTGCCTTAAACGTGCGGGAATCAACACTGTTGAAGACCTTGCAAGCAAGACGGAAGAAGAAATGATGAAAGTGCGGAACCTGGGACGCAAATCCTTGGAAGAAGTGCTTAACAAAATGGCGGAGCTTGGGCTTGCATTAAGGCCTGGCGACGAATAA
- a CDS encoding 50S ribosomal protein L17: MTASGYRKLGKTSSQRKALLRNQVTNLLYHGKITTTDTRAKEVRRIAEKMITLAVKEKDNFTEVEVMAKVPKKDENGKRVKEVVNGKKVTVYDEVKKTIKKDNPSRLNARRKMLAYLYPVTEMPKDGRKARKLAKEVDMCAKLFDEIAPKYADRKGGYTRMIKLGMRKGDAAEMVILELV; the protein is encoded by the coding sequence ATGACTGCATCAGGATACAGGAAACTCGGAAAAACATCTTCACAGAGGAAAGCCCTTTTAAGGAACCAGGTTACAAATCTTTTATACCATGGCAAAATTACAACAACAGACACAAGGGCAAAAGAGGTTAGGAGAATCGCTGAGAAGATGATTACTCTTGCCGTTAAAGAAAAAGATAACTTTACAGAAGTCGAAGTTATGGCTAAAGTGCCTAAAAAAGACGAAAACGGCAAACGCGTTAAAGAAGTTGTTAACGGCAAAAAAGTAACGGTTTATGATGAAGTTAAGAAAACAATCAAGAAAGACAACCCTTCAAGGTTAAATGCAAGAAGGAAAATGCTTGCTTATCTTTATCCTGTAACAGAAATGCCGAAAGACGGAAGGAAAGCAAGGAAGCTCGCTAAGGAAGTAGATATGTGCGCTAAACTTTTTGACGAAATCGCGCCGAAATATGCTGACCGCAAAGGCGGGTACACAAGGATGATTAAGCTTGGCATGCGTAAAGGCGACGCTGCCGAAATGGTTATTTTAGAGCTTGTATAA
- a CDS encoding energy-coupling factor transporter ATPase: MDLMVKSENLKYEYKRTFENGNETHTETVVALNGVSIEIERGSFVAVLGHNGSGKSTFAKHINALIKPTEGTIIVDGYDTANDEFIWNIRQSAGMVFQNPDNQIVATVVEEDVAFGPENLGIEPKEIRRRVDAALENVGMAEFKKHTPSKLSGGQKQRIAIAGILAMKPKCIVLDEPTAMLDPIGRRDVIETVKRLNKEEGITIVLITHYMDETVGADKVIVIDNGNVVMQGAPREIFVQVETLKKYGLDVPQATEIAYNLRRLGIDIPADILTADEMVGAVCQLKSTI, from the coding sequence ATGGATTTAATGGTGAAGTCCGAAAATTTAAAATATGAGTATAAAAGAACTTTTGAAAATGGGAACGAAACGCACACTGAAACTGTAGTCGCCCTTAACGGCGTTAGTATAGAAATCGAAAGGGGCAGCTTCGTAGCCGTTTTAGGACATAACGGGAGCGGAAAATCAACCTTTGCAAAACATATTAACGCGCTTATTAAACCGACGGAAGGCACGATTATTGTAGACGGATACGACACGGCGAATGATGAATTTATATGGAATATAAGGCAGAGCGCCGGCATGGTTTTCCAAAACCCCGATAATCAGATTGTAGCGACGGTAGTCGAAGAGGATGTGGCTTTCGGTCCGGAAAATCTTGGTATCGAGCCTAAGGAGATCCGAAGGAGGGTTGACGCGGCGCTTGAAAATGTCGGAATGGCCGAATTTAAAAAGCATACGCCAAGCAAACTTAGCGGCGGACAGAAACAGAGGATTGCCATTGCGGGAATACTTGCAATGAAACCCAAATGCATAGTTCTGGATGAGCCAACCGCAATGCTTGATCCCATAGGGCGACGGGACGTTATTGAAACGGTTAAACGCCTTAATAAAGAAGAAGGCATAACAATTGTCCTTATTACGCACTATATGGACGAAACTGTCGGAGCTGACAAAGTTATTGTTATAGATAACGGAAATGTCGTGATGCAGGGAGCTCCCAGGGAAATATTCGTTCAGGTGGAAACTTTAAAAAAGTATGGCCTGGACGTTCCGCAGGCCACGGAAATAGCATATAATTTACGCAGATTGGGAATAGATATTCCGGCGGATATATTAACGGCAGATGAAATGGTAGGTGCGGTATGTCAATTAAAATCAACCATTTAA
- a CDS encoding energy-coupling factor transporter ATPase: MSIKINHLTHIYNEGTAMAKTALDDVNLEINDGEFIGLIGHTGSGKSTLIQHLNALIKPTGGEILLNGVDINADKSKLKNIRQKVGLVFQYPEHQLFEMTVYKDVCYGPANLGLDEKEIDKRARESLETVGISEDIFEKSPFELSGGQKRRVAIAGILAMKPEVLILDEPTAGLDPKGRDEILDAVKEMHKRLGITVILVSHSMEDVARLVDRIIVMHKGKAALTGTPKEVFAQAEFLESIGLAAPQASYIMKGLREKGFDVPEDIFTIDDATKAIYELINGVKP; encoded by the coding sequence ATGTCAATTAAAATCAACCATTTAACACATATTTACAATGAAGGCACGGCCATGGCAAAAACGGCTTTGGACGATGTGAATTTAGAGATTAACGACGGGGAATTTATAGGGCTGATCGGCCATACGGGAAGCGGAAAATCAACTTTGATACAGCACCTTAACGCCCTTATTAAGCCTACGGGCGGTGAAATCCTCTTAAACGGCGTCGATATAAACGCCGATAAAAGCAAATTAAAGAATATCAGGCAAAAGGTCGGGCTTGTTTTCCAGTATCCGGAGCATCAGCTTTTTGAAATGACGGTTTATAAAGATGTATGTTACGGCCCGGCAAACTTAGGCCTTGACGAAAAAGAAATTGATAAGAGAGCGCGGGAATCGCTTGAAACTGTCGGAATAAGCGAAGATATATTTGAAAAATCGCCTTTTGAGTTAAGCGGCGGGCAGAAAAGGCGCGTTGCCATAGCCGGAATACTTGCCATGAAGCCGGAAGTGCTCATATTGGACGAGCCGACGGCGGGACTTGATCCGAAAGGCCGCGATGAAATACTGGACGCCGTAAAAGAAATGCATAAAAGGCTTGGCATAACAGTTATACTTGTTTCCCACAGCATGGAGGACGTTGCAAGGCTGGTAGACAGGATAATTGTAATGCATAAAGGAAAGGCGGCCCTTACGGGAACTCCAAAAGAAGTTTTTGCCCAAGCCGAATTTTTGGAAAGTATTGGCCTTGCGGCGCCGCAGGCAAGTTATATAATGAAGGGCCTCAGGGAAAAGGGATTTGACGTGCCTGAAGATATTTTTACTATAGACGATGCGACAAAGGCTATATATGAGCTTATAAACGGGGTGAAACCATAA
- a CDS encoding energy-coupling factor transporter transmembrane protein EcfT — MIRDITIGQYYMVDSFIHRLDPRLKIAAVFTYVICLFIIDDIYTYAFSIAALAAAIAVSKVPLKFILRGIKSIMIIIILTALINVLTTKGQHVFYQWGFITVTLEGVYMAVKMVVRLIMLIISSSLLTLTTTPIQLTDGIEYLLKPFSKIGVPSHEIAMMMTIALRFIPTLLDETDKIMKAQQARGADFETGGLMQKAKSLVPILVPLFISAFRRADELAMAMEARCYNGGNNRTRMNEMAFTKADLYAAAAVCFYVAVTIILMVAL, encoded by the coding sequence ATGATTAGGGATATAACAATAGGACAGTATTATATGGTGGATTCCTTTATCCACAGGCTTGATCCGCGGTTGAAAATAGCGGCTGTTTTCACTTATGTCATATGCCTGTTTATAATTGACGATATTTATACATATGCTTTTTCAATAGCGGCTTTGGCGGCGGCTATTGCCGTTTCAAAAGTCCCCCTTAAATTTATTTTAAGGGGAATAAAAAGCATTATGATAATTATAATCTTGACGGCTCTTATTAATGTGCTTACAACGAAAGGCCAGCATGTATTCTACCAGTGGGGATTTATTACCGTGACGCTTGAAGGTGTGTATATGGCGGTAAAGATGGTTGTAAGGCTTATAATGCTTATTATAAGCTCGTCGCTTCTGACGCTCACAACAACGCCGATACAGCTTACAGACGGTATCGAATATTTATTGAAACCGTTTTCAAAAATTGGCGTGCCTTCCCATGAAATAGCAATGATGATGACTATAGCGCTGAGATTCATACCTACGCTCCTTGACGAAACCGACAAAATTATGAAAGCGCAGCAGGCAAGGGGCGCGGATTTTGAAACAGGCGGACTTATGCAGAAAGCCAAAAGCCTTGTGCCGATTCTTGTGCCGCTTTTTATATCGGCCTTCAGGCGCGCCGACGAGCTTGCAATGGCTATGGAAGCAAGATGTTATAACGGCGGCAATAACAGAACGAGAATGAATGAAATGGCTTTTACAAAGGCCGATCTTTATGCGGCGGCGGCAGTATGTTTTTATGTTGCGGTTACAATTATACTGATGGTGGCGCTATGA
- the truA gene encoding tRNA pseudouridine(38-40) synthase TruA, which yields MMKKRIMITVAYDGSEYFGWQKQADKSCPTVQETLEKSLGVFFKQEINCIGASRTDRGVHAFGQRAVIEVYTTVPTEKLPMALHSFLPEDISVVDAVEVEENFHPRYDCIQKTYEYKIYNAKYRNPVFRKYSEFNHNNLDIIAMDAAAKALIGEHDFKSFAASGGSAKTSVRTIFDISVKKSGDFIIIRVTGNGFLYNMVRIIAGTLILAGEGKIDRRGVKEILEAKDRTKAGKTAGPQGLTLVEIKYDKY from the coding sequence ATGATGAAAAAAAGGATAATGATTACTGTGGCATATGATGGCAGCGAATATTTCGGTTGGCAGAAACAGGCCGATAAAAGCTGCCCGACGGTGCAGGAAACTTTGGAAAAGTCGCTCGGCGTTTTTTTTAAGCAGGAAATAAACTGCATAGGGGCAAGCCGCACTGACAGGGGCGTCCATGCCTTCGGTCAGAGAGCTGTGATAGAGGTTTATACAACCGTTCCGACGGAAAAGCTTCCTATGGCGCTTCATTCATTCCTGCCGGAGGACATTTCTGTTGTGGACGCCGTAGAGGTGGAGGAGAACTTCCATCCGAGATACGACTGTATACAAAAAACGTATGAATATAAAATATATAATGCAAAGTACAGGAACCCTGTTTTTAGGAAATACAGTGAATTTAATCATAACAATTTGGATATAATAGCCATGGACGCAGCCGCAAAGGCGCTTATAGGCGAACATGATTTTAAATCGTTTGCCGCAAGCGGCGGCAGTGCAAAAACGAGCGTAAGAACAATTTTTGACATTTCCGTAAAAAAAAGCGGCGATTTTATCATTATAAGGGTAACGGGAAACGGATTCCTTTACAATATGGTGAGGATTATTGCCGGAACGCTTATACTGGCGGGAGAAGGCAAGATCGACCGCCGCGGCGTCAAAGAGATACTCGAAGCAAAAGACAGGACGAAAGCCGGCAAAACGGCAGGCCCGCAGGGCCTTACGCTTGTGGAAATTAAGTATGACAAATACTAA
- the rplM gene encoding 50S ribosomal protein L13 produces MRTTYIAKQADIERKWYVVDASGKTLGRLASEIAKVLKGKNKPMYTSFIDTGDYVIVVNAEKIAVTGKKMDQKLYTHHTGHIGGLKQVTLKRMLETKPEAVITHAVKGMLPKNTLGRNMIKKLHVYAGPDHRHEAQKPEVLEINA; encoded by the coding sequence ATGAGGACAACATACATAGCTAAACAAGCTGATATTGAAAGAAAATGGTATGTTGTAGACGCCAGTGGCAAAACATTAGGCCGTCTTGCATCTGAAATCGCAAAGGTTTTAAAAGGCAAAAACAAACCTATGTACACATCTTTTATTGATACGGGAGATTATGTAATTGTTGTAAACGCTGAAAAAATTGCCGTTACAGGCAAAAAAATGGATCAGAAGCTTTACACCCATCATACAGGCCATATCGGCGGCTTAAAACAGGTTACTTTAAAAAGAATGTTGGAAACAAAGCCAGAAGCAGTTATTACACATGCTGTAAAAGGTATGCTTCCTAAAAATACGCTTGGCAGGAATATGATTAAAAAACTCCATGTTTATGCCGGTCCTGACCACAGGCATGAAGCACAGAAACCTGAAGTTTTAGAAATCAACGCTTAA
- the rpsI gene encoding 30S ribosomal protein S9, with amino-acid sequence MAVARYYGTGRRKSSVARVYLVPGSGNITINKRSIDDYFGLETLKLIVRQPLELTETGAKFDVLVNVHGGGYTGQAGAIRHGISRALLEADSDYRPSLKKAGFLTRDPRMKERKKYGLKAARRAPQFSKR; translated from the coding sequence ATGGCAGTAGCAAGATATTACGGCACAGGCAGAAGGAAATCATCTGTTGCAAGGGTTTACTTAGTACCGGGCAGCGGAAATATTACTATAAATAAAAGAAGCATAGACGATTATTTCGGTCTTGAAACATTAAAGCTTATTGTTCGTCAGCCTCTTGAGCTTACGGAAACAGGCGCAAAATTCGACGTTCTCGTTAATGTTCACGGCGGCGGATATACAGGCCAGGCAGGCGCTATCAGGCACGGTATTTCAAGGGCTTTGCTCGAAGCGGACAGCGATTACAGGCCTTCTTTAAAGAAAGCCGGATTTTTAACGCGTGATCCAAGGATGAAAGAAAGAAAGAAATACGGTCTCAAGGCAGCTCGTCGCGCGCCTCAGTTCAGCAAGAGATAA
- a CDS encoding ParA family protein, which translates to MNTQIIAIANQKGGVGKTTTCANLGIGLAQAGKKVLLIDGDPQGSLTISLGNPQPDKLPFTLSDAMGRILMDEPLRPGEGILHHPEGVDLMPADIQLSGMEVSLVNAMSRETVLRQYLDTLKGQYSHILIDCQPSLGMLTVNALAAANRIIIPVQAEYLPAKGLEQLLSTVNKVKRQINPKLQIDGILLTMVDSRTNFAKEISALLRETYGSKIKVFGTEIPHSVRAKEISAEGKSIFAHDPGGKVAEGYKNLTKEVLKLEKQREKNRAGLGR; encoded by the coding sequence ATGAACACGCAAATCATTGCCATTGCCAACCAGAAGGGCGGCGTTGGCAAAACCACCACCTGTGCCAATCTTGGAATCGGTTTGGCGCAGGCCGGAAAGAAAGTCCTGCTGATCGACGGAGACCCGCAAGGAAGCCTGACGATCAGCTTGGGCAATCCCCAGCCGGACAAGCTGCCCTTTACGCTGTCGGACGCTATGGGACGCATCCTGATGGATGAGCCGCTCCGTCCCGGCGAGGGTATCCTGCACCACCCTGAGGGCGTAGACCTGATGCCTGCGGACATCCAGTTATCCGGTATGGAAGTATCTCTGGTAAATGCCATGAGCCGTGAGACTGTCTTGCGGCAATATCTGGACACGCTGAAGGGGCAATACTCCCATATCCTCATCGACTGCCAGCCCTCTCTGGGGATGCTCACAGTCAATGCGCTGGCCGCTGCGAACAGGATCATAATTCCCGTTCAGGCAGAGTATCTGCCCGCCAAAGGGCTGGAACAACTGCTCTCCACGGTGAACAAGGTAAAGCGGCAGATCAACCCCAAGCTCCAGATAGACGGTATCCTGCTGACGATGGTGGACAGCCGAACCAACTTTGCCAAAGAGATCTCCGCGCTCCTGCGGGAGACCTATGGCAGCAAGATCAAAGTATTCGGCACAGAGATTCCCCATTCTGTTCGGGCAAAGGAAATCAGCGCCGAGGGAAAAAGCATTTTTGCCCATGATCCCGGCGGCAAGGTGGCAGAGGGCTACAAAAATCTGACGAAGGAGGTGTTGAAACTTGAAAAGCAGCGCGAAAAAAATAGAGCTGGCCTCGGTAGATGA
- a CDS encoding ParB/RepB/Spo0J family partition protein encodes MKSSAKKIELASVDDLFSTEEGRQDAKLEKIQEIPLSELHPFKNHPFKVKDDEAMMETADSIKQYGVLVPAIARPDPEGGYELVAGHRRHRASELAEKETMPVIVRDLDDDAATIIMVDSNLQRESLLPSERAFAYKMKLNAMKHQGERVDLTCSQVGNKLEGKKSSEVLAEQVGQSKNQIFRYIRLTELIPELMDMVDEKKIALNPAYELSFLKKEEQTDLLDAMDSEQATPSLSQAQRLKKYSQEGHLTLDMMRVIMGEEKKSDLDRVTFTSDTLRKYFPKSYTPQRMQETIIKLLEAWQKKRQRDQER; translated from the coding sequence TTGAAAAGCAGCGCGAAAAAAATAGAGCTGGCCTCGGTAGATGATCTGTTTTCCACCGAAGAAGGTCGCCAGGATGCAAAGCTGGAAAAGATTCAGGAAATTCCGTTGTCTGAACTGCATCCGTTTAAGAACCACCCATTCAAAGTCAAGGATGACGAAGCCATGATGGAGACCGCTGACAGTATCAAGCAGTATGGCGTTCTGGTTCCGGCGATTGCCCGACCGGACCCGGAGGGCGGTTATGAGCTGGTGGCCGGACACAGGCGGCACAGAGCCAGTGAGCTGGCAGAAAAGGAAACTATGCCGGTCATTGTTCGGGATTTGGATGATGATGCCGCCACGATCATTATGGTTGACAGCAATTTACAACGAGAAAGCCTGCTCCCCAGTGAAAGAGCATTTGCTTATAAAATGAAGCTGAATGCCATGAAACATCAGGGGGAGAGAGTTGATTTAACTTGTTCCCAAGTTGGGAACAAGTTAGAGGGCAAGAAGTCCAGCGAGGTTTTGGCAGAGCAAGTTGGGCAGAGTAAAAACCAGATTTTTCGCTATATCCGTCTGACAGAGCTGATTCCAGAATTGATGGATATGGTGGATGAAAAGAAGATTGCCCTGAACCCAGCCTATGAGCTGTCCTTTCTCAAAAAAGAAGAACAGACAGATCTGCTGGACGCCATGGACAGCGAACAGGCTACCCCTTCCCTTTCCCAAGCCCAGCGGCTCAAGAAATACAGCCAGGAGGGGCATCTGACCCTCGATATGATGCGTGTCATCATGGGTGAGGAAAAGAAAAGTGATCTGGACCGAGTGACATTTACCTCTGACACCTTGCGGAAGTATTTCCCTAAAAGCTATACGCCCCAGCGGATGCAAGAAACCATCATCAAGCTGCTGGAGGCATGGCAGAAAAAGCGTCAGAGAGACCAGGAACGATGA
- a CDS encoding DUF5720 family protein, whose product MRDISARELKGHNILAVERFWDNTRWMIEFSVLRPSTPYGSPGDEMRLFLTEDGYQSALQSQQRREIKIKRHARVIEGHVLDVKKKRRK is encoded by the coding sequence ATGAGGGATATTTCAGCCCGTGAGCTGAAAGGACACAACATTCTCGCCGTAGAGAGGTTTTGGGATAACACCCGCTGGATGATTGAGTTTTCCGTCCTGCGTCCCAGCACTCCTTACGGCAGCCCCGGAGATGAAATGCGGCTGTTTTTGACTGAGGACGGGTATCAGTCCGCCCTGCAAAGCCAGCAGCGCCGGGAGATCAAGATCAAAAGGCACGCCCGTGTAATTGAGGGGCATGTCTTGGATGTAAAGAAAAAACGGAGAAAATAA
- a CDS encoding helix-turn-helix domain-containing protein encodes MAVYRVQRTRDYTVMSNYHLKDKGLTLKSKGLLSMILSLPEEWNYTTRGLASICKEGVDAIGSALKELETAGYIVRRQLRGTNGRITDTEYIIYEQPQPKKPDLSQPDTASPDTETPDMVKPDTEKPAELNIEKSNTEKSITYGSSTDSILFRETAAARPPERKGREAMSVTEIENYRELILENIEYDCLKQRYPLYLDDLNEIVELLVETVCAKRKTTRISGADFPHEIVRSRFLKLDSSHIEFVMDCLQKNTTQVRNMKQYLLAVLFNAPTTMNNHFTSLVNHDMHAGGW; translated from the coding sequence ATGGCAGTCTACCGCGTACAACGGACACGCGATTACACCGTTATGTCAAATTATCATCTGAAGGATAAGGGGCTGACCTTAAAGTCTAAGGGTCTGCTCTCCATGATCCTGTCGCTCCCAGAGGAGTGGAATTACACTACAAGAGGTCTGGCTTCCATCTGTAAGGAGGGTGTGGACGCCATTGGCTCTGCACTCAAAGAGCTGGAAACAGCTGGCTACATTGTTCGCAGGCAGCTTCGCGGCACGAATGGCCGTATTACTGATACCGAGTACATCATTTATGAACAGCCACAGCCAAAGAAGCCAGATCTGTCCCAGCCGGATACGGCTTCACCAGATACGGAAACCCCGGATATGGTAAAACCGGATACGGAAAAGCCCGCAGAATTAAATATAGAGAAATCAAATACAGAAAAATCAATTACTTATGGATCAAGTACCGATTCCATTCTCTTCCGGGAAACAGCGGCTGCAAGACCGCCGGAACGGAAAGGAAGGGAAGCGATGTCTGTCACAGAGATAGAAAATTATCGGGAGTTGATTTTGGAGAATATCGAGTATGACTGCTTGAAGCAGCGTTATCCTCTCTACCTGGATGACCTAAATGAGATCGTAGAGCTGTTGGTAGAAACGGTCTGTGCCAAACGAAAGACCACCCGAATCTCTGGGGCAGACTTCCCTCACGAGATTGTGCGTTCCCGCTTTTTGAAGTTGGATAGCTCCCACATCGAGTTTGTCATGGACTGTCTGCAAAAGAACACCACCCAGGTACGCAACATGAAGCAGTACCTGCTTGCGGTGCTGTTCAATGCGCCTACCACCATGAACAATCACTTCACTTCATTGGTCAACCACGATATGCACGCAGGCGGCTGGTAA